A DNA window from Deltaproteobacteria bacterium contains the following coding sequences:
- the pyrE gene encoding orotate phosphoribosyltransferase, which produces MTKHELAKTVFKLSHRTGTFKLRSGQTSNEYFDKYQFESRPTVLREIAKLLAPMLPKDTELLGALEMGGIPIATAIAMESGHEVVFVRKQPKDYGTCRFAEGPDIKGKKITLIEDVITTGGQVVISAGDLRADGAIITDVVGVIDRSEGKSDKITAAGIKLHALFTMAELKAAGMK; this is translated from the coding sequence ATGACAAAACATGAACTCGCAAAAACTGTCTTTAAACTTTCGCACCGCACCGGAACGTTTAAACTTCGCAGCGGTCAAACCTCGAACGAGTACTTCGACAAGTACCAATTCGAAAGCCGTCCCACGGTTCTTAGGGAAATCGCAAAGCTATTGGCCCCGATGCTCCCGAAAGACACCGAACTTCTTGGCGCGCTTGAGATGGGTGGAATTCCCATTGCCACGGCGATCGCCATGGAATCGGGCCACGAAGTGGTATTTGTTCGAAAACAGCCCAAAGACTACGGGACTTGTCGGTTTGCCGAGGGACCAGATATCAAGGGCAAAAAGATTACTCTGATTGAAGATGTCATCACCACCGGCGGCCAGGTTGTGATTAGCGCTGGCGACCTTCGGGCTGATGGCGCAATCATCACGGACGTCGTCGGTGTTATCGATAGAAGTGAGGGAAAGTCCGACAAAATAACGGCCGCTGGCATCAAGCTTCACGCTCTGTTTACTATGGCAGAGCTGAAGGCCGCCGGTATGAAATAG
- a CDS encoding divalent-cation tolerance protein CutA yields the protein MTKGTAYNLVKGRVIYAVFPDAEMAETVARSAVEKRLAACANIFPAHLSVYRWKNSIESANEIAVIFKSIEQTSAALIEHIQSNHSYETPAIIEFSITNSTPAFANWLNESCLP from the coding sequence ATGACAAAAGGTACCGCCTACAATTTGGTTAAGGGCCGCGTCATATACGCAGTTTTCCCGGATGCGGAGATGGCCGAAACAGTCGCGCGTTCTGCGGTTGAAAAACGCCTCGCTGCTTGCGCCAATATTTTCCCTGCGCATTTGTCTGTGTATCGCTGGAAAAACTCGATCGAGTCAGCGAATGAAATCGCGGTGATTTTTAAGTCTATCGAACAGACCTCTGCTGCCCTCATCGAACACATTCAAAGCAACCACAGCTATGAAACTCCGGCGATTATCGAGTTCTCGATTACAAATTCGACACCCGCATTTGCGAATTGGCTGAACGAGTCCTGCCTACCTTAG
- the dcd gene encoding dCTP deaminase — MILSDKTLTTMIKAGDLVVEPLTQESIQPASVDCRLGTHFLMVESFNMTAIDMDSEIKYREFEGDTITIPPHTFLLATTMEWIKLPNDLTAFVEGRSSIGRLGLFIQNAGWVDPGFEGNITLELYNANSLPITLKAGRRICQLVFCKMDQEALNPYRGKYQGQKKSVGSRVFKDSESKK, encoded by the coding sequence ATGATACTTTCAGATAAAACTCTGACCACGATGATTAAAGCCGGCGACTTGGTCGTCGAACCGCTCACCCAAGAAAGCATTCAACCGGCGTCGGTTGATTGCAGACTCGGGACCCACTTTCTCATGGTTGAAAGCTTCAACATGACGGCGATCGACATGGACTCTGAGATCAAATATCGCGAGTTCGAAGGCGATACGATCACTATTCCTCCCCACACGTTTCTCCTTGCGACAACAATGGAATGGATCAAGCTGCCAAACGATCTCACCGCGTTCGTTGAGGGCCGAAGCTCGATCGGCCGGTTGGGGCTCTTTATTCAAAACGCGGGCTGGGTAGATCCGGGGTTTGAAGGCAATATAACACTTGAGTTGTACAACGCAAATTCGCTACCGATCACGCTTAAAGCCGGCCGCCGTATTTGCCAACTGGTCTTCTGCAAAATGGATCAAGAAGCACTCAACCCCTATCGCGGAAAATATCAGGGCCAGAAAAAATCTGTCGGCAGCCGCGTCTTCAAAGACTCCGAATCCAAAAAATGA
- a CDS encoding elongation factor G → MANKLVLDKVRNFGISAHIDSGKTTLSERILFYTGRIHAIHEVRGKDGVGATMDSMDLEREKGITIQSAATFGEWKDISFNLIDTPGHVDFTVEVERSLRVLDGAILVLCGVAGVQSQSITVDRQMKRYSVPRLAFVNKLDRSGANPFRVMEGLREKLRLNAVMTQLPIGIEDTLAGVVDLVSMRAFYNEGDNGEKVIEKDIPADMIEQAKEYRQELVAKLADVDESIAEKFLMEEEPSNDEVKAAIRKATIALKFVPVFCGSAYKNRGVQKLLDGISDYLPNPTEKENTGLDLDKGEEKVTMITDPAKPLVAYAFKLDDGRYGQLTYMRIYQGTMKKGDFIINTSNQKKVKIPRMVRMHSSEMADIDEASAGDIVALFGVDCASGDTFTDGSINVAMSSMFIPEAVISLAVAPKSKDAASNFSKALQKFRKEDPTFRVSRDEESNETIIAGMGELHLEIYIERMKREFNCEVIAGKPQVAYRETISRVTDFDYTHKKQTGGSGQYAKISGTIEPLQVEEGKDPKAYEFEDDVVGGRIPKEFIPAVDEGFQEQMVKGPLIGFPIVGMKVTLKDGAYHDVDSSYLAFKIASMAALREVYMAAGPVALEPIMKLETVAPEEYQGSVMGGINQRRGVIQGTQTLEGSVTVTAEVPLTEMFGYSTDLRSATQGKGEFTMEFAKYSPVPRNLQDELHKKYLEKRAAEQKG, encoded by the coding sequence ATGGCGAACAAATTAGTTCTAGATAAGGTCCGAAATTTCGGTATTTCGGCACACATCGATTCGGGTAAAACAACTTTGTCAGAACGAATTTTGTTCTACACAGGTCGCATTCACGCGATTCACGAAGTTCGCGGCAAAGACGGTGTCGGCGCGACGATGGACTCGATGGATCTCGAGCGAGAAAAAGGGATCACAATCCAGTCGGCGGCAACCTTCGGTGAATGGAAAGACATTTCGTTCAACCTCATCGACACCCCCGGGCACGTCGACTTCACCGTTGAAGTTGAACGATCGCTTCGCGTTCTTGACGGCGCGATTTTGGTTCTGTGCGGAGTCGCTGGAGTTCAATCGCAGTCGATCACTGTCGATCGCCAGATGAAACGCTACAGCGTTCCACGCTTGGCCTTCGTCAACAAACTCGATCGCTCTGGTGCCAACCCCTTCCGTGTCATGGAAGGTCTTCGCGAAAAGCTTCGCTTGAATGCCGTCATGACTCAATTGCCAATCGGTATTGAAGATACGCTTGCAGGAGTGGTCGATCTCGTCTCAATGCGCGCGTTCTACAACGAAGGCGACAACGGCGAAAAAGTTATCGAAAAAGACATCCCCGCCGACATGATAGAACAAGCGAAAGAATATCGCCAAGAACTCGTCGCGAAGCTCGCAGACGTCGACGAAAGCATCGCAGAAAAATTCTTGATGGAAGAAGAACCGTCGAACGACGAGGTCAAAGCGGCGATTCGAAAAGCGACGATTGCTTTGAAGTTCGTTCCTGTGTTCTGTGGTTCGGCTTACAAAAACCGTGGAGTCCAAAAGCTTCTCGACGGTATTTCGGACTATCTCCCGAACCCAACTGAAAAAGAAAACACCGGCCTTGATCTCGACAAGGGCGAAGAAAAAGTCACCATGATCACAGATCCAGCAAAACCGCTGGTTGCGTACGCGTTCAAACTTGATGATGGTCGCTATGGTCAGCTGACTTACATGCGTATTTATCAAGGTACGATGAAAAAGGGCGACTTCATTATCAACACGTCGAACCAAAAGAAGGTGAAAATCCCTCGCATGGTTCGAATGCACTCGAGCGAAATGGCCGACATCGACGAAGCGTCGGCTGGCGACATCGTTGCATTGTTCGGTGTTGATTGCGCTTCGGGCGACACGTTCACGGATGGTTCGATCAACGTTGCTATGTCTTCGATGTTTATCCCAGAAGCGGTTATCTCGCTTGCGGTTGCGCCAAAGTCGAAAGACGCGGCTTCAAACTTCTCGAAGGCTCTTCAGAAGTTCCGCAAAGAAGATCCAACGTTCCGCGTTTCGCGTGACGAAGAATCAAACGAGACGATCATCGCTGGGATGGGAGAACTCCATTTGGAGATCTACATCGAACGTATGAAGCGCGAATTCAACTGCGAAGTTATCGCTGGTAAACCACAAGTTGCGTACCGCGAGACAATTTCTCGCGTCACTGACTTCGATTACACTCACAAGAAGCAAACGGGTGGATCGGGTCAATACGCTAAAATTTCTGGTACGATCGAGCCGCTTCAAGTTGAAGAAGGCAAAGATCCAAAAGCGTACGAATTCGAAGATGACGTTGTCGGTGGACGTATTCCTAAGGAGTTCATCCCTGCGGTTGACGAAGGTTTCCAAGAGCAAATGGTCAAAGGGCCATTGATTGGCTTCCCAATCGTCGGCATGAAAGTAACGTTGAAAGACGGCGCTTACCACGATGTCGATTCGTCTTACCTCGCGTTCAAAATCGCTTCGATGGCAGCACTTCGCGAAGTCTACATGGCCGCTGGCCCAGTAGCGCTTGAACCAATCATGAAACTCGAAACTGTTGCTCCTGAAGAGTACCAAGGTTCGGTCATGGGCGGAATCAACCAACGTCGCGGCGTCATCCAAGGTACACAAACTTTGGAAGGCAGCGTGACTGTCACAGCGGAAGTTCCGCTGACAGAAATGTTCGGCTACTCAACGGATCTGCGTTCTGCGACTCAAGGTAAAGGTGAATTCACGATGGAATTTGCAAAGTACTCTCCAGTACCACGCAACCTCCAAGACGAACTTCACAAGAAGTACCTCGAAAAGCGCGCAGCAGAACAAAAAGGATAA
- a CDS encoding RecQ family ATP-dependent DNA helicase: protein MGDALATGMTFTERLRNEVFGFREWRGEQSAVLQSLINGKSVLTVMPTGMGKSLCYQIPAVAEASAGVLGYGFVLVVSPLIALMKDQVDSSRRKGLRAAAIHSAMSREERERVLNKLRSGKVAKDHIQILYATPERFRQEVFWEAISEAKQNGLPVKLLAIDEAHCISTWGHDFRLDYSRLGDRRARLGNPLTLALTATATKETQTDILRELGMQDADTHVSSVWRPNLAIEVIETGGLDEKIRAFVLSRHLNPGSTIVYFALIQTLKKFSEEISRLGFDHSVYHSQVGDKNRRLEQENFLGGATDLMLATPAFGLGIDKPDVRLLVHAEIPGSMEAYYQEIGRAGRDGKRSACVALYDRDDVSIQSDFVKWSTPDPGFIQSVHNLISRNELRARQEGFDYLRSQMNFYNRRDFRVETSVALLERWGALEGREPREWKAVGDVPTEYLDPDRYRKSLLHRQEKLSRLVSFFEMGPEELASQKGCRLAEVAKGFGENLIDRRCGICDSCR, encoded by the coding sequence TTGGGCGACGCGCTAGCAACTGGAATGACTTTCACTGAGCGATTGCGGAATGAGGTATTTGGTTTCCGCGAATGGAGAGGCGAGCAGTCTGCGGTCCTACAGTCCTTGATAAATGGGAAAAGCGTATTGACCGTCATGCCGACTGGAATGGGCAAAAGTCTTTGCTACCAGATTCCAGCCGTTGCCGAGGCCTCGGCCGGCGTACTGGGTTATGGATTTGTTTTGGTCGTCTCGCCCCTCATAGCGTTGATGAAAGATCAAGTCGACTCATCGCGTCGAAAGGGGTTGCGAGCAGCGGCGATTCATTCGGCGATGTCACGGGAAGAACGAGAGCGAGTCTTAAACAAGCTTCGATCGGGCAAAGTGGCGAAAGACCACATTCAAATTTTGTATGCGACCCCGGAACGTTTTCGTCAGGAAGTTTTTTGGGAGGCGATTTCAGAAGCGAAGCAAAATGGTCTGCCGGTAAAGCTTCTCGCGATCGATGAAGCGCACTGCATTTCGACCTGGGGACATGACTTTCGGTTGGACTATTCTCGTCTTGGCGATCGCCGCGCGCGCCTGGGAAACCCGCTGACGTTGGCGCTGACGGCAACAGCCACAAAAGAAACTCAGACAGACATTCTTCGTGAGCTCGGGATGCAGGATGCCGACACCCATGTGTCCAGTGTGTGGCGACCAAATTTGGCCATCGAAGTTATCGAGACAGGGGGCCTTGATGAAAAGATCCGAGCCTTTGTTCTAAGTCGGCATCTGAACCCCGGTTCGACCATTGTGTACTTTGCTTTGATTCAAACATTGAAGAAGTTCAGCGAAGAAATCAGTCGCCTAGGGTTTGACCATTCTGTGTACCATTCGCAAGTCGGTGATAAAAACAGACGACTCGAGCAAGAAAACTTTCTCGGCGGCGCAACTGATTTGATGTTAGCGACGCCGGCGTTTGGTCTCGGCATCGACAAACCAGATGTTCGGCTGTTGGTGCATGCCGAGATTCCAGGTTCGATGGAAGCTTACTACCAAGAAATCGGTCGAGCCGGTCGCGACGGTAAGCGCTCTGCCTGTGTTGCGCTTTATGATCGGGACGATGTCTCTATTCAGTCGGACTTTGTAAAATGGTCGACGCCGGATCCGGGATTCATTCAAAGCGTGCACAATTTGATTTCGCGAAACGAATTGCGTGCGCGGCAAGAAGGCTTTGACTATTTGCGAAGCCAGATGAATTTCTACAATCGACGCGATTTCCGTGTGGAAACATCAGTCGCGCTATTAGAGCGCTGGGGGGCCCTGGAAGGCCGCGAACCGCGAGAATGGAAAGCTGTCGGCGATGTACCTACCGAGTATTTAGATCCGGATCGGTACCGAAAAAGTCTTCTTCACCGGCAAGAAAAACTCTCTCGCCTTGTTAGTTTTTTCGAAATGGGACCTGAAGAATTGGCCAGCCAAAAAGGTTGTCGATTGGCGGAAGTCGCTAAAGGCTTTGGCGAGAATTTAATAGACCGCCGCTGTGGAATTTGCGATTCCTGCCGTTAG
- a CDS encoding leucyl/phenylalanyl-tRNA--protein transferase, which produces MARLKAPALVSNVFPDPRSAGPDGLVAIGGDLKVATLLEAYRLGIFPWPQEGLPLLWFSPIERGIIDLSSETVIPTRFAKKLKKWLGDRRLEVRLNTAFEDVISYCREAVRNGQDGTWILDEVETAYCELHRQGHAHSIETYLDGKLAGGLYGVFVNGVFSGESMFHHETDAGKVAVVVILDELRRAGLEFIDVQMVTPVVAMFGGHLISREEYLMRLEMAQKQWDRKVCQYEWVRGAVSLSHIASKLNVGTF; this is translated from the coding sequence ATGGCTCGCTTGAAAGCTCCGGCGCTTGTGTCGAATGTTTTTCCGGACCCGCGATCAGCCGGACCGGATGGTTTGGTCGCAATCGGTGGTGATCTTAAGGTCGCTACCCTTCTTGAAGCATACAGACTAGGAATCTTTCCGTGGCCGCAAGAAGGCTTACCTCTCCTTTGGTTTTCTCCTATCGAGCGCGGTATCATCGATCTCAGCAGCGAGACAGTAATACCCACTCGATTTGCGAAAAAACTGAAGAAGTGGCTGGGCGATCGGCGACTTGAAGTTCGCTTAAACACGGCGTTCGAAGACGTCATTTCCTATTGTCGAGAAGCAGTTCGAAACGGCCAAGATGGGACATGGATTCTTGATGAGGTCGAAACCGCTTACTGCGAACTCCATCGCCAAGGGCATGCACATTCAATTGAAACCTACCTCGATGGGAAGCTGGCCGGCGGTCTCTACGGCGTTTTCGTCAATGGGGTTTTCAGCGGTGAAAGCATGTTCCACCATGAAACAGATGCGGGCAAAGTGGCGGTGGTCGTAATTTTGGATGAACTGAGGCGCGCCGGACTTGAATTTATCGATGTTCAGATGGTCACGCCGGTGGTTGCAATGTTTGGGGGACATCTAATTTCGCGAGAAGAATATCTGATGCGGCTTGAAATGGCGCAAAAGCAGTGGGACCGTAAAGTATGTCAATACGAGTGGGTGAGGGGAGCCGTGTCACTCTCGCATATCGCCTCCAAACTGAACGTGGGGACGTTTTAG
- a CDS encoding FKBP-type peptidyl-prolyl cis-trans isomerase has protein sequence MSIRVGEGSRVTLAYRLQTERGDVLEERTPENPFEFVFGSGQTLPAIENVIRGKTEGFTASLGVAAKEAYGEFDDQLVATVSIASFPKPEEVQVGMKFTTLGPGGEELAVRVVEVLEDQVTVDGNHPLAGVDIEIDLIILGVEPDGQNESEKAGSDSESGNDSDSGGRILH, from the coding sequence ATGTCAATACGAGTGGGTGAGGGGAGCCGTGTCACTCTCGCATATCGCCTCCAAACTGAACGTGGGGACGTTTTAGAAGAACGCACTCCGGAAAATCCGTTTGAGTTTGTTTTCGGATCGGGTCAAACCCTTCCGGCTATTGAAAATGTTATTCGGGGAAAAACTGAGGGCTTCACTGCCTCGCTAGGCGTCGCTGCGAAAGAAGCTTACGGCGAGTTTGATGATCAACTGGTGGCGACAGTTTCGATTGCCTCTTTTCCCAAGCCTGAAGAAGTCCAAGTGGGAATGAAGTTTACGACACTTGGACCCGGCGGAGAAGAACTGGCAGTTAGAGTTGTCGAGGTTCTTGAAGACCAAGTCACCGTCGATGGCAATCACCCGCTTGCCGGCGTCGACATAGAAATTGATTTAATAATCTTAGGTGTTGAGCCTGATGGGCAAAATGAGTCTGAAAAAGCCGGTTCAGATTCAGAATCTGGAAATGATTCTGATTCTGGCGGGCGAATCTTGCACTAA
- a CDS encoding PilZ domain-containing protein, which yields MSNAVKTFSPYNDHTLYPRVPRYNLISEDDGRVRLAEGQSTDGPILNGRLANISASGAMVEIRETTARSRFLDEGEMIKLELAVPERGRFAFFATVARLDASNKSDDLWELGLVFRNLPSGLADALDRYVTTRSSDYSHPANFDFAAARGFKHASYRMTPAKWMALAHSTVLDPLWWMAIVSFSLVAILPIAVARLSQLLR from the coding sequence ATGTCTAATGCGGTAAAAACCTTTTCTCCGTACAACGACCATACGCTCTATCCGCGAGTGCCTCGCTACAATCTCATCTCAGAGGACGACGGACGTGTACGCTTGGCAGAGGGCCAGTCGACAGATGGTCCGATTTTAAACGGGCGGTTGGCAAATATTTCGGCAAGTGGAGCAATGGTTGAAATTCGCGAAACGACGGCGCGCTCAAGATTTCTTGATGAAGGTGAAATGATAAAGCTGGAACTTGCGGTTCCCGAGCGCGGACGATTTGCATTTTTCGCAACCGTGGCGCGCCTCGATGCTTCCAACAAAAGTGACGATCTTTGGGAACTAGGTCTCGTTTTTCGCAACCTTCCTAGCGGGCTCGCGGACGCGCTTGATAGGTACGTAACGACTCGGTCCAGCGACTACTCACATCCTGCAAATTTTGATTTCGCGGCAGCCCGCGGCTTTAAACACGCGAGCTATAGAATGACTCCTGCTAAGTGGATGGCACTTGCGCATTCCACAGTGCTCGATCCCCTTTGGTGGATGGCAATCGTTTCGTTTTCGCTGGTTGCGATTTTACCGATTGCTGTTGCGCGACTTTCACAACTTCTACGCTGA